Proteins encoded within one genomic window of Mesorhizobium sp. B2-1-8:
- a CDS encoding VOC family protein, whose product MEIQGIYAALATASIASAEKFYTQLFGREPDDRPMNGLIQWRGVAGANIQIFQDEENAGSGRLTVVVPEMSKARMALEQIGVTLEDELQGDYGRIAQIVDPDGNRITLAEPPSKPFKT is encoded by the coding sequence ATGGAAATCCAGGGTATTTATGCCGCTCTCGCGACAGCAAGCATTGCCAGTGCAGAGAAGTTTTATACCCAACTGTTCGGCCGGGAGCCTGATGATCGCCCCATGAATGGACTGATCCAATGGCGCGGCGTCGCAGGGGCGAACATTCAAATCTTCCAGGACGAGGAAAATGCCGGGTCCGGTAGACTGACCGTCGTCGTGCCGGAAATGTCTAAGGCCCGCATGGCGCTTGAGCAGATTGGTGTGACGTTAGAGGATGAATTACAGGGCGACTACGGCAGGATCGCCCAAATTGTGGACCCTGATGGGAATCGCATCACTCTTGCGGAGCCACCCTCAAAACCCTTCAAAACATAA
- a CDS encoding GcvT family protein, giving the protein MSDVPEQAEVVIIGGGVAGCSIAYHLTKIGINDVVLCERKQLACGTTWHAAGQVTQMRATRQLTELAKYTSELFATLEEETGQATGFVQKGCLRIATSDARMEELDRGASMGRNFGLVVDHVSPGEIKERWSPINIDGIVGGIWMPNDGQGNPTDLTQAYAKGARNRGARILENTPVVRILVDNGRTSGVETTRGRIRAKTVVICGGMWSRDLAMQVGVTLPLHAAEHFYIVTEPIPDLPRNLPIMILSDEYAYYKEDAGKLLLGCFEPKAKPWGHNGISPDFCFDSLPADFDHFEPVLDLATKRVPLLKEAGIRLFFNGPESFTPDHRYYVGETVEVPGLFCATGFNSLGIGASGGVGKALAQWIRDGRPPMDLIDVDVSRTMSFQSNRKYLHDRTVESLGLLLQMHWPYRQYNTARDIRRGPFHDRLLAAGACMTEAAGFERPGFFGAPGTTPTIDYSFGRQNWFELCGEECRNTAANVTLFDHSSLVKFLVRGRDACKALNYLCANEIDVPSGKVVYTQWLNAHGGIEADVTVTRISEIEFIVATSGTSQRRDFAWLIKHIAPDAHVFVQDVTSGLSMLALMGPNSRNLLKAVSPDDFSAEGFPFGTSREIELGYARVRATRLTFVGELGWELYMPTEFATHVFDCLVTAGEEFRLRHGGYFAINSLRMEKGYRHWGHDIGDEDTPLEAGLGFAVDWNKTNGFIGRDALLQQKEKGTTKRRLIQLKLDNSDAPLVYHQEPILRDGKIIGAITSGAYGHRVGASLAMGYVTSADGVDLAFLRDKPVEIEVALKRYPASAQISPWYDPNGERVKS; this is encoded by the coding sequence ATGTCAGACGTTCCAGAGCAGGCCGAGGTTGTGATTATTGGTGGCGGCGTAGCGGGGTGTTCAATCGCGTATCATCTGACCAAAATCGGAATTAACGACGTCGTTCTTTGTGAACGCAAACAACTGGCCTGTGGAACGACATGGCACGCAGCGGGGCAGGTCACGCAAATGCGCGCGACAAGACAACTGACTGAGCTTGCAAAATACACAAGCGAATTGTTCGCTACGCTGGAGGAGGAAACGGGCCAGGCGACGGGCTTTGTCCAAAAGGGTTGTTTGCGTATTGCTACATCGGACGCACGTATGGAAGAATTGGATCGCGGCGCTTCGATGGGGCGGAACTTCGGCTTGGTGGTCGATCATGTGAGCCCAGGCGAAATCAAAGAACGCTGGTCGCCGATAAACATCGACGGAATTGTAGGCGGCATCTGGATGCCAAACGACGGGCAAGGCAATCCGACCGATTTGACCCAAGCTTATGCAAAGGGCGCCCGCAACCGCGGCGCTCGGATCCTAGAAAACACACCGGTCGTCCGCATCCTCGTTGACAACGGTCGAACCTCGGGCGTGGAGACAACCAGAGGAAGGATCCGAGCGAAGACGGTCGTGATCTGCGGCGGAATGTGGTCACGCGATCTCGCGATGCAGGTCGGTGTAACGCTTCCATTGCACGCGGCGGAGCATTTCTACATTGTGACCGAACCCATCCCTGATCTGCCGCGCAATCTACCGATAATGATCTTAAGCGACGAGTATGCGTACTATAAAGAAGATGCCGGCAAGCTTCTCCTTGGCTGCTTTGAGCCAAAAGCAAAACCATGGGGGCATAATGGTATATCCCCTGATTTCTGCTTTGATTCACTGCCAGCTGATTTTGATCATTTTGAACCAGTATTGGATTTAGCGACAAAGCGAGTCCCCTTGCTGAAGGAAGCTGGAATTAGGCTTTTCTTCAACGGACCAGAGAGCTTCACGCCCGATCATCGATACTACGTTGGCGAGACGGTGGAGGTGCCCGGTCTTTTTTGTGCTACCGGGTTCAACTCTTTAGGCATCGGCGCATCGGGTGGCGTAGGCAAGGCGCTTGCTCAATGGATCCGCGACGGCCGCCCCCCGATGGATCTTATCGACGTTGATGTGAGCCGCACGATGTCCTTCCAGTCCAATAGAAAGTATCTCCATGACCGAACCGTAGAAAGTCTCGGTCTCTTGCTTCAGATGCACTGGCCATATCGTCAATATAACACTGCACGTGATATCCGGCGCGGCCCGTTTCATGACAGGCTTTTAGCGGCAGGTGCATGCATGACTGAGGCTGCTGGGTTCGAACGGCCCGGCTTTTTTGGAGCACCGGGCACCACGCCAACAATAGACTACTCCTTCGGGCGCCAGAACTGGTTTGAACTCTGCGGTGAGGAGTGTCGTAATACGGCGGCGAACGTCACGCTTTTCGATCACTCTAGCCTAGTCAAATTCCTGGTACGCGGTAGGGATGCCTGCAAGGCCCTCAACTACCTGTGCGCAAATGAGATTGATGTCCCTTCTGGCAAAGTCGTTTACACACAATGGCTCAATGCCCATGGCGGCATTGAAGCTGACGTCACGGTGACTCGAATTTCGGAAATCGAATTCATTGTCGCCACATCGGGTACGTCGCAACGGCGCGACTTTGCGTGGCTTATCAAACATATCGCTCCAGATGCCCACGTCTTCGTACAAGATGTCACTTCAGGGCTGTCGATGCTGGCTCTAATGGGCCCCAACTCGCGAAACTTGCTGAAGGCTGTTTCTCCCGACGATTTCTCGGCAGAAGGGTTCCCCTTTGGCACCAGCCGAGAAATCGAACTCGGTTACGCGCGTGTGCGCGCCACCCGCCTAACATTTGTTGGCGAGCTTGGCTGGGAGCTTTACATGCCAACCGAGTTCGCCACTCATGTATTCGATTGTCTGGTCACAGCGGGCGAGGAGTTTAGACTGCGCCATGGCGGCTATTTTGCCATTAACTCGCTACGCATGGAGAAGGGGTACCGGCACTGGGGTCACGATATTGGCGATGAGGACACTCCCCTCGAGGCGGGACTGGGATTTGCGGTCGATTGGAACAAGACCAACGGGTTTATAGGTCGAGATGCCCTTCTCCAGCAGAAAGAGAAAGGAACGACGAAGCGCAGGCTGATTCAGCTGAAGCTCGATAACTCTGATGCGCCCCTAGTCTATCACCAAGAGCCGATTTTGCGCGATGGGAAAATTATAGGTGCGATAACTTCGGGGGCTTATGGCCACCGCGTGGGTGCATCGCTAGCTATGGGTTACGTGACATCGGCGGATGGAGTGGATCTGGCCTTCCTTAGAGACAAACCAGTCGAGATCGAAGTAGCCCTAAAGCGTTATCCCGCATCAGCCCAGATCTCCCCCTGGTATGATCCAAATGGCGAACGCGTGAAGAGCTGA